The proteins below come from a single Micromonospora citrea genomic window:
- a CDS encoding alpha/beta fold hydrolase produces the protein MNPTIRGFDHRRVSVADGVTLNVAVAGSGSPVVLLHGFPQTHLMWRHVAADLAADHTVICPDLRGYGDSDKPADPDGTAYAKRTMAADVVALARALGYDRFALAGHDRGALVAVRAGLDHPRAVTHLAALDVLPTLDMWEVMRGTMAAVGFHLYLMAQPPGLPEQLIGAAPDAFFGHFLDAWTRDPDALPADVRAAYLRASREAVPSIVADYRASAGIDVAHDRADRAAGNTLRMPVTVLQQDWGAALGYDAAALWRAWAPDLEHRTVTCGHFMAEESPAEVVKALRALLAR, from the coding sequence ATGAACCCGACGATCAGGGGATTCGACCACCGGCGCGTCAGCGTCGCCGACGGCGTGACGCTCAACGTGGCGGTCGCCGGCTCCGGCAGCCCGGTGGTGCTGCTGCACGGCTTCCCGCAGACCCACCTCATGTGGCGGCACGTCGCCGCCGACCTCGCCGCCGACCACACCGTGATCTGCCCGGACCTGCGCGGCTACGGCGACAGCGACAAGCCCGCCGACCCCGACGGGACGGCGTACGCGAAGCGCACCATGGCCGCCGACGTCGTCGCGCTCGCCCGCGCGCTCGGGTACGACCGCTTCGCCCTGGCCGGGCACGACCGCGGCGCGCTGGTCGCCGTCCGCGCCGGCCTCGACCATCCCCGGGCGGTCACCCACCTGGCCGCGCTCGACGTGCTGCCCACCCTCGACATGTGGGAGGTCATGCGCGGCACCATGGCGGCCGTCGGTTTCCACCTCTACCTGATGGCCCAGCCGCCCGGCCTGCCCGAGCAGCTCATCGGCGCCGCTCCCGACGCCTTCTTCGGCCACTTCCTCGACGCCTGGACCCGGGACCCGGACGCCCTGCCCGCCGACGTGCGGGCCGCGTACCTGCGGGCGTCCCGGGAGGCGGTCCCGTCGATCGTCGCCGACTACCGCGCGTCGGCCGGCATCGACGTGGCGCACGACCGGGCCGACCGCGCGGCGGGCAACACGCTGCGCATGCCGGTGACCGTGCTCCAGCAGGACTGGGGGGCCGCCCTGGGCTACGACGCCGCCGCGTTGTGGCGGGCGTGGGCGCCGGACCTGGAGCACCGCACCGTCACCTGCGGCCACTTCATGGCCGAGGAGTCTCCCGCCGAGGTGGTCAAGGCCCTGCGCGCCCTGCTGGCCAGGTAG
- a CDS encoding AfsR/SARP family transcriptional regulator: MTGQAAAPTVTFGVLGPVEAANATGPVTLKGPCQRAVLARLLVARGRVVPVDRLVGDLWEAPSDGAVGAIRTFVADLRRALEPDRPPRQPARLLVTAPPGYALRAEPDAVDAWRFEAAVAEAGELLTAGRGGPALARLDDALALWRGPAYAEVAGEPWARAEADRLDELRLLAVERRASALLALERAPEAVTGLRAHAADHPLREDAWQLLATALYRSGRQGEALAALRQARDTLVAELGVDPGPRLRRLEADILAQAPGLLPPAPSPGPIAPPAGPTAPSPGPIAPPAGPTAPSPGPIAPPAGPTAPPTGPPTPPAGPTGSGTSVAARSTVPAGARVGPDTPGTARPGGAVARDDRRPFVGRDEELARLRQAAGRAARHGNPALALVSGEAGAGKTALADALARELAAAGWASAWGHVPEYEGAPAAWPWTRITDALAPSDGAGPAPAGAVGGNGAAADASDRAQDPAAARFRLHRAVVALVSAAAGRGPVLLVVDDLHRADADTLDLLTALVGEPEPVAGPVLVVGTYRAAEITPELTAALARLARAEPVRVYLGGLSEQATGDVARTVTGRDLDAAVVRLIHRRSGGNPFFVRELARLLAAEGPAALHQVPAGVRDVIRHRLARLPDPAQTVLRQAAVLGRDVDPDVLTALAGDATAVLDALDRALAAGFLSERDADGRLRFTHVLTRDTLYGDLSAPRRARWHAAAGDAIERLYPHDAAALAHHFAHAASRPTAPRAARYARAAAEQAERRFHPHEAARLWRQAVTAHDRAAADDVRGRLTAAMGLGRALAVTGNLDEARRLRSASIATAVGLDDPALATNVLTAFDVPALWTRNDDERLSRQVVRAAEWTLAALGDEEPRRRARLLSTLALELRGTTTDRGHRAAREAEAIARRLADPALLAHALNARFLHAFRRTGLAAERARIGAELVDLAARHELVSFEVLGHLILVQAHGALADLAVADAHARAADRLAGRYDLPLVGVFTRWYAALRLAVRGDRAGAADAYRAAHASLAGSGMPGMEHGLLALVLLSLRLPPAGEREEGWPGNLDPDGDLGPYEPWARPLLLLSTGHRGEAAAALRALPDSPNDLLREARVCLAARAAVALADEATMRWAYAELAPAAGELAGAGSGILTLGPVADHLGDLAAALGRPDEAAAHRRTARAVAARAAG; encoded by the coding sequence ATGACCGGGCAGGCGGCGGCACCCACGGTGACCTTCGGCGTGCTGGGGCCGGTGGAGGCGGCGAACGCCACCGGCCCCGTCACGCTGAAAGGTCCCTGCCAGCGGGCGGTGCTGGCCCGCCTGCTCGTCGCCCGGGGCCGGGTGGTGCCGGTCGACCGGCTCGTCGGCGACCTGTGGGAGGCGCCATCGGACGGCGCGGTGGGAGCGATCCGGACGTTCGTCGCCGACCTGCGCCGCGCGCTGGAGCCGGACCGGCCGCCCCGGCAGCCGGCCCGGTTGCTGGTGACCGCCCCACCCGGGTACGCGCTGCGCGCCGAGCCCGACGCGGTGGACGCCTGGCGGTTCGAGGCGGCGGTCGCCGAAGCGGGCGAGCTGCTGACCGCCGGCCGTGGCGGGCCGGCGCTGGCCCGCCTGGACGACGCGCTGGCGCTCTGGCGGGGCCCGGCGTACGCCGAGGTCGCCGGCGAGCCCTGGGCCCGCGCGGAGGCCGACCGGCTCGACGAGCTGCGGCTGCTGGCCGTCGAACGGCGGGCCTCGGCGCTGCTGGCCCTGGAACGGGCCCCCGAGGCGGTCACGGGGCTGCGGGCCCACGCCGCCGACCACCCGCTGCGCGAGGACGCCTGGCAGTTGCTGGCCACCGCCCTGTACCGGTCGGGCCGCCAGGGGGAGGCGCTGGCCGCGCTGCGGCAGGCCCGCGACACCCTGGTGGCCGAACTCGGCGTCGACCCGGGTCCGCGACTGCGGCGACTGGAGGCCGACATCCTCGCCCAGGCGCCCGGGCTCCTCCCTCCCGCGCCATCCCCGGGCCCGATCGCGCCGCCTGCGGGCCCGACCGCGCCATCCCCGGGCCCGATCGCGCCGCCTGCGGGCCCGACCGCGCCATCCCCTGGCCCGATCGCGCCGCCTGCCGGCCCGACCGCGCCGCCCACGGGCCCTCCCACGCCGCCTGCCGGCCCGACCGGGTCCGGCACCTCCGTGGCCGCCCGTAGCACCGTGCCCGCCGGTGCGCGCGTCGGCCCGGACACGCCCGGGACGGCGCGGCCCGGCGGGGCGGTGGCGCGCGACGACCGCCGCCCGTTCGTCGGCCGCGACGAGGAGCTGGCCCGGCTGCGGCAGGCGGCCGGGCGGGCCGCCCGGCACGGCAACCCCGCCCTGGCCCTCGTCTCCGGGGAGGCCGGCGCGGGCAAGACCGCGCTCGCCGACGCGCTCGCCCGGGAACTGGCCGCCGCCGGCTGGGCGTCCGCGTGGGGCCACGTCCCCGAGTACGAGGGCGCACCGGCCGCCTGGCCGTGGACCCGGATCACCGACGCGCTCGCCCCCTCGGACGGTGCCGGGCCGGCTCCGGCCGGCGCGGTCGGCGGGAACGGCGCCGCGGCGGACGCCTCCGACCGGGCGCAGGATCCGGCGGCGGCCCGGTTCCGGCTGCACCGCGCCGTCGTCGCGCTCGTCTCGGCGGCGGCCGGGCGGGGGCCGGTGCTGCTGGTCGTCGACGACCTGCACCGCGCCGACGCCGACACCCTGGACCTGCTCACCGCCCTGGTCGGCGAGCCGGAGCCGGTCGCCGGGCCGGTGCTCGTCGTGGGGACGTACCGCGCCGCCGAGATCACCCCGGAGCTGACCGCCGCGCTGGCCCGGCTGGCCCGCGCCGAGCCGGTCCGGGTCTACCTCGGCGGCCTGTCCGAACAGGCGACCGGCGACGTGGCGCGGACGGTGACCGGGCGGGACCTCGACGCCGCCGTGGTCCGCCTGATCCACCGTCGCAGCGGCGGGAACCCGTTCTTCGTCCGGGAGTTGGCGCGGCTGCTCGCGGCGGAGGGTCCGGCCGCGCTGCACCAGGTCCCGGCGGGGGTGCGCGACGTGATCCGGCACCGCCTCGCCCGGCTGCCCGACCCGGCGCAGACCGTCCTGCGGCAGGCGGCGGTGCTCGGCCGCGACGTCGACCCGGACGTGCTGACCGCGCTGGCGGGCGACGCGACGGCGGTCCTCGACGCGCTGGACCGCGCCCTCGCGGCCGGCTTCCTCAGCGAGCGGGACGCCGACGGCCGGCTGCGGTTCACCCACGTCCTGACCCGCGACACGCTCTACGGCGACCTCTCCGCGCCGCGCCGGGCCCGCTGGCACGCCGCCGCAGGCGACGCGATCGAGCGGCTGTACCCACACGACGCCGCCGCCCTCGCCCACCACTTCGCGCACGCGGCGAGCCGGCCCACCGCACCCCGCGCGGCCCGCTACGCCCGCGCGGCCGCCGAGCAGGCCGAGCGGCGCTTCCACCCGCACGAGGCGGCCCGCCTGTGGCGGCAGGCGGTCACCGCCCACGACCGCGCCGCCGCCGACGACGTACGCGGGCGGCTGACGGCGGCCATGGGGCTGGGCCGCGCCCTCGCCGTCACCGGGAATCTCGACGAGGCGCGGCGGCTGCGGTCGGCGTCGATCGCCACGGCCGTCGGGCTCGACGACCCCGCCCTGGCAACGAACGTGCTGACCGCGTTCGACGTCCCGGCGCTGTGGACCCGCAACGACGACGAGCGCCTCTCCCGACAGGTGGTCCGGGCCGCCGAGTGGACCCTGGCCGCGCTCGGCGACGAGGAGCCGCGGCGGCGCGCCCGGCTGCTGAGCACCCTCGCGTTGGAGCTGCGGGGCACCACCACCGACCGCGGCCACCGGGCGGCCCGCGAGGCGGAGGCGATCGCCCGGCGACTGGCGGACCCGGCGCTGCTCGCCCACGCGCTCAACGCCCGCTTCCTGCACGCCTTCCGGCGGACCGGCCTCGCCGCCGAGCGGGCCCGCATCGGCGCCGAACTGGTCGACCTGGCGGCCCGGCACGAGCTGGTCAGCTTCGAGGTCCTCGGCCACCTGATCCTGGTGCAGGCGCACGGTGCGCTCGCGGACCTCGCCGTCGCCGACGCGCACGCCCGCGCCGCCGACCGCCTCGCCGGACGGTACGACCTGCCGCTGGTGGGCGTCTTCACCCGGTGGTACGCCGCGCTGCGGCTGGCTGTCCGCGGCGACCGGGCCGGGGCGGCGGACGCGTACCGCGCCGCGCACGCCAGCCTCGCCGGCAGCGGGATGCCCGGGATGGAACACGGCCTGCTCGCCCTCGTGCTGCTGTCCCTGCGCCTGCCGCCGGCGGGGGAGCGGGAAGAAGGCTGGCCGGGGAACCTCGACCCCGACGGGGACCTCGGACCGTACGAGCCCTGGGCACGCCCCCTGCTGCTGCTCTCCACCGGTCACCGGGGCGAGGCCGCCGCCGCGCTGCGCGCCCTCCCGGACTCGCCGAACGACCTGCTGCGCGAGGCCCGCGTCTGCCTCGCCGCCCGCGCCGCCGTCGCCCTCGCCGACGAGGCCACGATGCGGTGGGCGTACGCCGAACTCGCCCCCGCCGCCGGGGAGCTGGCCGGGGCCGGCAGCGGGATCCTCACCCTCGGCCCGGTCGCCGACCACCTCGGCGACCTCGCCGCCGCGCTGGGCCGCCCCGACGAGGCCGCCGCGCACCGGCGCACCGCCCGCGCGGTCGCGGCGCGGGCCGCCGGCTGA
- a CDS encoding DedA family protein, producing MIRTAHSLLAAGTTTGEAAPPEDGLVGFVIDLVERLGGPGAGLAVALENLFPPIPSEVILPLAGFVAGQGRMSVVGAIFWTTLGSLLGALALYYIGAALGRDRIRAIAQKLPLVKLSDVDRTEEWFLRHGVKAVFFGRMIPIFRSLISIPAGVERMPVLTFMVYTTLGSLIWNTTFVMAGYLLGDNWHLVEGYAGALQKVVIVACVAAFGWFVVTRVMRARRGVATADEPEPAPGPAPLNHAPDPAGRGTIYRSVHSDGQPDPWHRDGAR from the coding sequence ATGATTCGTACCGCGCACTCCCTGCTCGCCGCCGGAACCACCACCGGGGAGGCCGCACCACCCGAGGACGGCCTGGTAGGTTTCGTCATCGACCTGGTCGAACGGCTCGGCGGTCCGGGCGCGGGCCTGGCCGTGGCCCTGGAGAACCTCTTCCCGCCGATCCCCAGCGAGGTGATCCTGCCGCTCGCCGGCTTCGTCGCGGGCCAGGGACGGATGAGCGTGGTCGGCGCCATCTTCTGGACCACCCTCGGTTCCCTGCTCGGCGCCCTGGCTCTCTACTACATCGGCGCGGCGCTCGGCCGGGACCGGATCCGGGCCATCGCGCAGAAGCTGCCGCTGGTCAAGCTCAGCGACGTGGACCGCACCGAGGAGTGGTTCCTGCGGCACGGCGTCAAGGCCGTCTTCTTCGGCCGGATGATTCCGATCTTCCGCAGCCTGATCTCGATCCCGGCCGGCGTGGAGCGGATGCCCGTGTTGACCTTCATGGTCTACACGACCCTCGGCAGCCTGATCTGGAACACCACCTTCGTGATGGCCGGCTACCTCCTCGGCGACAACTGGCACCTGGTGGAGGGATACGCCGGCGCGCTGCAGAAGGTGGTCATCGTGGCCTGCGTGGCGGCCTTCGGCTGGTTCGTCGTGACCCGCGTGATGCGGGCCCGACGGGGCGTGGCGACCGCCGACGAGCCGGAGCCGGCCCCCGGACCCGCCCCGCTGAACCACGCGCCCGACCCGGCCGGGCGGGGCACCATCTACCGCAGCGTCCACTCCGACGGGCAGCCCGACCCGTGGCACCGCGACGGGGCGCGCTGA
- a CDS encoding sensor histidine kinase, translating into METARTHPPRATRIPAGVALGIVSAVVEALFLVVSAVAVAGAAPAAPARWRVRATIRRYASTLARWERDRLAQFHGVEVPPGAPPRREVAYLAARLLPGALGLLAYGVLAFGVVLAAIVVRAVLRGDLGVADALLQVVIGTALLLVNVQAVASVATLDARLARRLLGPNERTLLEERVRELAASRAGVIAAVDAERQRIERDLHDGLQQRLVALGMLLGRARRSRDAERTAALLAQAHADAQQAVAELREVAWRVYPSALDGADLGQVLEMVAQRSDVPVRVRCDLPVRPQRQVETVLYFVACEALTNAAKHAAATLITVEIGTGEGHIRMAVHDDGVGGADPAGTGLSGLARRVAALDGRLRVDSPAGGPTRVSVELPCG; encoded by the coding sequence GTGGAGACCGCACGAACGCACCCGCCGAGGGCGACCCGGATCCCCGCCGGCGTCGCCCTCGGGATCGTCTCGGCCGTCGTGGAGGCGTTGTTCCTCGTCGTCTCGGCCGTCGCCGTGGCCGGCGCCGCGCCCGCCGCGCCGGCCCGCTGGCGGGTCCGCGCCACGATCCGGCGGTACGCCTCGACGCTCGCCCGCTGGGAACGGGACCGGCTGGCCCAATTCCACGGCGTCGAGGTCCCGCCCGGCGCGCCGCCCCGCCGCGAGGTGGCGTACCTCGCCGCCCGACTGCTGCCCGGCGCGCTGGGCCTGCTGGCGTACGGGGTGCTGGCCTTCGGCGTCGTGCTGGCGGCCATCGTGGTGCGGGCCGTGCTGCGCGGCGACCTCGGCGTGGCCGACGCGCTGCTCCAGGTCGTCATCGGGACGGCCCTGCTCCTGGTCAACGTGCAGGCCGTGGCGAGCGTGGCCACGCTGGACGCCCGGCTCGCCCGGCGCCTGCTCGGCCCGAACGAGCGAACCCTGCTGGAGGAGCGGGTCCGGGAGCTGGCCGCCAGCCGCGCCGGCGTCATCGCCGCCGTCGACGCCGAGCGGCAGCGCATCGAGCGGGATCTGCACGACGGTCTCCAACAGCGACTCGTCGCCCTCGGCATGCTGCTCGGCCGGGCCCGCCGCAGCCGGGACGCGGAGCGCACCGCCGCGCTGCTCGCCCAGGCGCACGCCGACGCCCAACAGGCCGTCGCGGAACTGCGCGAGGTGGCCTGGCGGGTGTACCCGTCGGCGCTCGACGGCGCCGACCTCGGACAGGTGCTGGAAATGGTCGCGCAACGCTCCGACGTTCCGGTCCGCGTCCGCTGTGACCTGCCGGTACGCCCGCAGCGGCAGGTCGAGACGGTGTTGTACTTCGTCGCCTGTGAGGCGCTGACCAACGCGGCGAAACACGCCGCCGCTACCCTGATCACCGTCGAGATCGGCACGGGGGAGGGGCACATCCGGATGGCGGTACACGACGACGGCGTCGGCGGCGCCGACCCGGCCGGGACGGGCCTGTCCGGCCTGGCCCGCCGGGTCGCCGCGCTCGACGGGCGGCTGCGGGTCGACAGCCCGGCCGGCGGGCCGACCAGGGTTTCGGTGGAACTGCCGTGCGGATAG
- a CDS encoding response regulator produces MRIVLAEDSTLLREGLARLLAEEGHEVAAAVASADDLVDAAARHRPDIVVTDVRMPPTHTDDGLRAALEIRRRWPGTGVLVLSQYVEKRYATRLLADRPEGVGYVLKDRVAQVDDFLDALDRVAEGATALDPEVVRQVLAGTDRADPLARLTPRERDVLHHMAQGHTNATIAERLQVSQSAVEKHINTIFDKLDLSQAAGYSRRVLAVLRYLGV; encoded by the coding sequence GTGCGGATAGTGCTCGCCGAGGACTCCACGCTGCTGCGCGAGGGACTGGCCCGGCTGCTGGCCGAGGAGGGCCACGAGGTCGCCGCCGCCGTCGCATCCGCGGACGACCTGGTGGACGCCGCCGCCCGGCACCGGCCCGACATCGTCGTCACCGACGTGCGGATGCCTCCCACCCACACCGACGACGGGCTGCGGGCGGCGCTGGAGATCCGGCGGCGCTGGCCCGGCACCGGTGTCCTGGTGCTCTCCCAGTACGTCGAGAAGCGGTACGCCACCCGGCTGCTCGCCGACCGTCCCGAGGGTGTCGGCTACGTGCTCAAGGACCGGGTCGCCCAGGTGGACGACTTCCTCGACGCCCTGGACCGGGTGGCCGAGGGCGCGACGGCGCTGGACCCGGAGGTGGTGCGGCAGGTTTTGGCCGGCACCGACCGGGCGGACCCGCTGGCGCGGCTCACGCCCCGCGAACGGGACGTGCTGCACCACATGGCGCAGGGCCACACCAACGCCACGATCGCCGAGCGGCTGCAGGTGTCGCAGAGCGCGGTGGAGAAGCACATCAACACGATCTTCGACAAGCTCGACCTGTCTCAGGCGGCGGGCTACAGCCGGCGGGTGCTCGCGGTGCTCCGGTACCTGGGGGTCTGA
- a CDS encoding pirin family protein, which produces MERTEKMPAETRPPGVAAVDPGSVLLPGHDVPLGRYTTVRRLLPQRQRRMVGAWCFVDHFGPDDVAERPGMEVPPHPHTGLQTVTWLLDGEILHRDSLGNVQPIRPGQLNVMTSGHGIAHSERSPERHPPLMHGVQLWVALPDPARAGAADFAHHADLPRWRDGELDVTLLVGELAGERSPAVTHTPLLGAQFELRGSAASTLPLRRDFEYGLLAMSGAAEVDGVSVAPGALLYLGAGRDRLTLVGEPGSRLLLLGGAPFEEPLVMWWNFVGRSHEEVAAAREDWLAGRRFGVVADDPAPPLPAPALPTTRLKARDRSGGILG; this is translated from the coding sequence GTGGAACGCACCGAGAAGATGCCCGCGGAGACCCGGCCCCCCGGCGTGGCAGCCGTCGATCCCGGCAGTGTCCTGTTGCCCGGCCACGACGTGCCGTTGGGGCGCTACACCACGGTGCGGCGGTTGCTGCCGCAGCGCCAGCGGCGGATGGTCGGCGCCTGGTGCTTCGTGGACCACTTCGGGCCGGACGACGTCGCCGAGCGGCCCGGCATGGAGGTGCCGCCGCACCCGCACACCGGGCTGCAGACGGTGACCTGGCTGCTGGACGGGGAGATCCTGCACCGCGACAGCCTCGGCAACGTCCAGCCGATCCGGCCCGGCCAGCTCAACGTGATGACCTCCGGGCACGGCATCGCGCACTCCGAACGCTCACCGGAGCGGCACCCGCCGCTGATGCACGGCGTACAGCTCTGGGTGGCGCTGCCGGACCCGGCCCGCGCCGGGGCGGCCGACTTCGCCCACCACGCCGACCTGCCGCGCTGGCGCGACGGCGAGCTGGACGTCACCCTGCTGGTCGGCGAGCTGGCGGGCGAGCGGTCCCCGGCGGTGACGCACACCCCGCTGCTCGGCGCGCAGTTCGAGCTGCGCGGGTCCGCGGCAAGCACGCTGCCGCTGCGCCGCGACTTCGAGTACGGACTGCTGGCCATGTCCGGCGCCGCCGAGGTCGACGGCGTGTCGGTCGCGCCCGGGGCGCTGCTCTACCTCGGCGCCGGCCGGGACCGGCTGACCCTCGTCGGTGAGCCCGGCAGCCGGCTGCTGCTGCTCGGCGGGGCGCCCTTCGAGGAGCCGCTGGTGATGTGGTGGAACTTCGTCGGCCGCTCGCACGAGGAGGTCGCCGCCGCCCGGGAGGACTGGCTGGCCGGGCGGCGCTTCGGCGTCGTCGCCGACGATCCCGCCCCGCCGCTGCCCGCCCCCGCGCTGCCCACCACCCGGCTCAAGGCACGCGACCGCAGCGGCGGCATCCTCGGCTGA
- a CDS encoding DUF1345 domain-containing protein, which yields MTERRPSGHPPVVVQLTVMGAVGLLAGAVTAVAATPALAPLVGWDAAALSWLVLVWHKLWPMDARSTARLAVYEDPNRAARDVLLLGACLASLLAVGIVVTRAHEGTAGRNVYGGLGVLSVLLSWLVVHTVFAARYARIYYTGPDGGVDFNQPEPPRYSDFAYLAFTVGATFQVSDTALTSNEMRRTVLRHSMLSYLFGAFIIAVTVNLLAGLAR from the coding sequence GTGACCGAGCGCCGGCCGTCCGGGCACCCCCCGGTCGTGGTCCAGCTCACCGTGATGGGCGCGGTCGGGCTGCTGGCCGGCGCGGTCACCGCGGTGGCGGCCACGCCGGCGCTCGCGCCGCTGGTCGGCTGGGACGCCGCCGCGCTGAGCTGGCTGGTGCTGGTCTGGCACAAGCTGTGGCCGATGGACGCCCGCTCGACGGCCCGACTGGCGGTGTACGAGGACCCCAACCGGGCGGCCCGTGACGTCCTGCTCCTCGGCGCCTGCCTGGCCAGTCTGCTCGCGGTCGGCATCGTGGTGACCCGCGCGCACGAGGGCACGGCCGGCCGCAACGTCTACGGCGGGCTGGGCGTGCTCAGCGTGCTGCTGTCGTGGTTGGTGGTGCACACCGTGTTCGCCGCCCGGTACGCGCGGATCTACTACACCGGGCCGGACGGCGGGGTGGACTTCAACCAGCCGGAGCCGCCGCGCTACTCCGACTTCGCCTACCTGGCGTTCACCGTCGGGGCGACGTTCCAGGTCTCCGACACCGCGCTGACCAGCAACGAGATGCGCCGGACGGTGCTGCGGCACTCGATGCTGTCGTACCTGTTCGGGGCGTTCATCATCGCGGTGACGGTGAACCTGCTGGCCGGTCTGGCGCGGTGA
- a CDS encoding DUF2795 domain-containing protein translates to MASYADVLQYLSSLDYPAGKDDVVREAEREGAPPDVLRALRALPPVDYANGNEVARSAGIDAAPEVGPSQRAAQARDRHQRVSQHLRGI, encoded by the coding sequence ATGGCGAGCTACGCCGACGTGCTGCAGTACCTGTCGAGCCTGGACTACCCCGCCGGGAAGGACGACGTGGTACGCGAGGCCGAACGCGAGGGCGCCCCGCCGGACGTGCTGCGGGCCCTGCGGGCTCTGCCGCCGGTCGACTACGCGAACGGCAACGAGGTGGCCCGCTCGGCGGGCATCGACGCCGCGCCCGAGGTCGGCCCGTCCCAGCGGGCGGCGCAGGCGCGGGACCGGCACCAGCGGGTGTCGCAGCACCTGCGCGGCATCTGA
- a CDS encoding DUF2267 domain-containing protein → MNYDTFVDQVAQRTRTSSEQAVELTRATLETLAERLTGGEVLDLAAQLPRPLQVVMKPSPRTEQAERFGAAEFVARIALRAGVDESAARDAARAVFTTLREAITGGEFDDVATQLPRDYRKLVEPAMAPGATLRRS, encoded by the coding sequence ATGAACTACGACACCTTCGTCGACCAGGTCGCCCAGCGCACCCGCACCTCCTCCGAGCAGGCGGTGGAACTGACCCGGGCGACGCTGGAGACCCTCGCCGAGCGGCTGACCGGCGGGGAGGTGCTGGACCTGGCGGCCCAGTTGCCCAGGCCGTTGCAGGTGGTGATGAAGCCGAGCCCGCGCACCGAGCAGGCGGAGCGGTTCGGCGCGGCCGAGTTCGTCGCGCGGATCGCCCTGCGCGCCGGCGTCGACGAGTCGGCGGCCCGGGACGCGGCGCGGGCGGTCTTCACCACGCTCCGCGAGGCGATCACCGGGGGCGAGTTCGACGACGTGGCCACCCAGTTGCCGCGCGACTACCGGAAGCTGGTGGAGCCCGCGATGGCCCCCGGCGCCACCCTGCGCCGCTCCTGA
- a CDS encoding CaiB/BaiF CoA transferase family protein, translating to MVDEVAAGPLAGVRVVELAGIGPGPFAAMMLADLGADVVRVDRATDVDPGAFGTPHPDLLNRGRRSIGVDLKSPGGREVVLALVAGADALVEGFRPGVTERLGVGPADCLAVNPRLVYGRMTGWGQDGPAAAYAGHDIGYVALTGALHGIGRAGERPVPPMNLLGDFGGGGMMLALGLVSALYAVRGGARGQVVDAAVVDGVAVLSTQIHALRRLGMWQDPRGVNLLDGGAPFYDTYECADGRYLAVGALEPQFYDELVRRSGFPLHPDAALDRTDPANWPALRRAWARLFRTRTRDEWTALLGSSDACVAPVLDWREAPEHPHLAARGTFVERDGVTQPAPAPRFSGTPTALRRPPPQPGEHTDEVLAEAGFDPGRVADLRAARAVA from the coding sequence ATGGTCGATGAGGTGGCGGCGGGCCCGCTGGCCGGCGTACGGGTGGTCGAGCTGGCCGGCATCGGGCCCGGCCCGTTCGCGGCGATGATGCTGGCCGACCTGGGCGCGGACGTGGTCCGCGTGGACCGGGCCACCGACGTGGACCCGGGCGCGTTCGGCACCCCGCACCCCGACCTGCTCAACCGGGGGCGCCGCTCGATCGGGGTGGACCTGAAGTCCCCCGGCGGCCGGGAGGTGGTGCTGGCGCTGGTCGCCGGCGCCGACGCGCTGGTCGAGGGCTTCCGGCCGGGGGTGACCGAGCGCCTCGGCGTCGGCCCGGCGGACTGCCTGGCGGTGAACCCGCGGCTGGTCTACGGGCGGATGACCGGGTGGGGGCAGGACGGCCCGGCGGCCGCGTACGCGGGGCACGACATCGGCTACGTGGCGCTGACGGGGGCGCTGCACGGCATCGGGCGGGCCGGGGAGCGCCCGGTGCCGCCGATGAACCTGCTCGGCGACTTCGGAGGCGGCGGGATGATGCTCGCCCTGGGCCTGGTCTCCGCCCTGTACGCGGTGCGCGGCGGCGCGCGCGGGCAGGTGGTCGACGCGGCCGTCGTGGACGGCGTGGCGGTGCTCAGCACCCAGATCCACGCACTGCGGCGGTTGGGCATGTGGCAGGACCCGCGCGGGGTGAACCTGCTCGACGGTGGCGCCCCGTTCTACGACACGTACGAGTGCGCCGACGGCCGGTACCTGGCCGTGGGCGCGCTGGAGCCGCAGTTCTACGACGAGTTGGTCCGGCGCAGCGGCTTTCCGCTGCACCCGGACGCTGCGCTGGACCGCACCGACCCGGCGAACTGGCCGGCGTTGCGCCGCGCGTGGGCGCGCCTGTTCCGCACCCGTACCCGCGACGAGTGGACGGCGCTGCTGGGCTCCTCGGACGCCTGCGTGGCGCCGGTGCTGGACTGGCGGGAGGCCCCCGAGCACCCGCACCTGGCCGCGCGGGGCACCTTCGTGGAGCGGGACGGGGTCACCCAGCCCGCTCCCGCGCCCCGCTTCTCGGGCACGCCGACCGCGCTGCGGCGCCCGCCGCCGCAGCCCGGCGAGCACACCGACGAGGTGCTGGCCGAGGCCGGCTTCGACCCCGGTCGGGTCGCCGACCTGCGGGCCGCCCGCGCGGTCGCCTGA